The window GGCGGCGTCCATGTTGCCGTAGCGGATGGCCAGGGCCACCATCCGGCACAGGTGGAAGGCCAGCAGGCTGCCGGAGGAGTAGAGCGCCGGCACCGTGAGGGCCGCCAGCACGCTCATGGCCGCCTTCATGTCGGCGTCCGCCATGGTGGGCAGCTCGATGAGGCTCTCGATGGGGCGCGCGCCCAACAGCTTCCACACCTCGGCGTCGGCGGCCTGGATCTCCTCGGGGGTGGGATCGGCCGGCATGGGCATGCCGAACTTCTCCAGGCACTCGAGCAGGCAGGAGACGGCGTCCTGCACCTCTCCCGAGGCCAGGTGCAGGGTGCTCTTGAGGCGGTACACCTCGGCCATGTCCGGCCGCGTGCGGGCCCGGGGCAGCAGCTCGTCCACCAGTCGCCGGGCCTCGGCGGCGTTGCCGCCCATCAGCTCACAGCTGGCCTGATCCAGCCGCAGCTTGAAGGCCAGCGCGTACTCCGTCTCCCACGGGTCTCCGTGCAGCAGCGGGAAGACGGTGGTGAAGTAGCCCACGGCCGAGCGCCAGGCCGCGGAGCGCATGGCCCGCCAGCCCGCCTCGGCGTTGAGCTGGGCCAGCCGGTGGCGCTCGGCCCGGTCGTCCATCAGCTCCATGCCGGCGTTGAGCTGGCCCACCACGTCGAAGAGCCGCTCGCGCAGCTCGTCCGGGGAGAGCCGGGCCAGCAGCATGCGCCCCAGCCGCAGGTGGAGCGACTTGCGCTCCGCCTCGGGGATCAGGGCGTAGGCCGCCTGCTGGATGCGATCGTGCAGGAATCGGTAGTCGTCGGCGCCCATCCGCACGACCACGTCCTCATGGAGGGCGGGCTCCAGCCGGCGCTCCACCTCGACCGTGTCCAGGCTGGCCAGCAGCGCCAGCGTCGTCACGGAGAAGGTGCTGCCCTTGCACGCCGCCATGCGCAGCAACTGCTGCGTGGGACCGGGCAGCAGTTGCAGCCGGCCCGCCATGAACTCCACCACGTTGTCCGAGTAGCCTCGGGCCCGCACTCCCGCCTCGTCCCAGGTCCAGGAGCCCTGCGGGGTGCGCGTGAGCAGCCGGTCATGGTGCAGCGTCTGCAAGAGCTGCAGCAGGAAGAAGGGGTTGCCCGCGGTCTTCTCCTGCAACACGGCCGACAGCCCCTTCACCACCTCCGGGCGCGTGCCGGGCAGGGCATCGGTGACGAGCTGTTGTACCTGTCCCAGCGAGAGGGCCTCCAGGTGGATGTCCCCCATCCGCGCCCCCGCCTTGCGCATCTCCTCCAGCGCGGTCTGGAGCGGGTGGGTGGGGCTCACCTCGTTGTCCCGGTAGGCGCCCACCCACAGCACGGGCGGCGTATCCGGGTGCTTGGAGAGGTACGTCAACAGCTCCAGGCTGGCGAAGTCCGCCCACTGGAGGTCATCCAGGAACATCACCAGCGGGCGCCCGGGCAGCGAGAAGACGCTCAGGAAGCGCTGGAAGATGCGGTGGAAGCGGTTCTGCGCCTCCAGGGGCGCCAGCTCGGCCACCTCCGGTTGCCGGCCCGCCACCATCTCCAGCTGGGGGATGAGGTTCACCAGCACCTTGCCGTTGCCCTCGAAGGCCTCCAGCAGGCGATGGCGCCAGGCGCCCACCTCCGCGTCATCTCCCGCCAGGAGCTGCTGCACCAGTCCCCGGAACGCCTGGGCCAGGGTGGCGTAGGGCACGTCGCGCTGGAGCGGATCGAACTTGCCGCTGAGGAAGAAGCCGCGCTGCTGCAGCACCGGCCGGTGCAGCTCGTTGACCACCGAGGACTTGCCGATGCCGGAGTAGCCGCTCACCAGGAGCCACTCGGGGCGCCCCTCGCGCGCCACGCGCTCGAAGGCGCCCAGCATCACCTTCACCTCGTGCTCGCGGCCATAGAGCCGCTGGGGAAGCTGGAAGCGGGCCGGGAAGTCCTGCCCGCCGGGCGCGAAGCCCTCCTGGCCGCCGCGCTCCAGCCGCTCGCGGCACTTCTCCAGGTCCGCCTTGAGCCCCTCGGCGCTCTGGTAGCGCTCCTCGGGCACCTTGGCCATCAGCTTGAGGACGATGGCCGACAGCATCGGCGGCACCGAGGGCTCACGCTGGTGCGGCGGCACGGGCGCCTGGGCCAGGTGCGCGTGTACCCACTCCAGCGTGTCCTTGCCCTGGAAGGGCAGGTGGCCGGTGAGCAGCTGATAGAAGGTGACGCCCAGCGAGTAGAAGTCGGTGCGGTAGTCCAGCGCGCGGTTCATCCGCCCCGACTGCTCCGGGGACATGTAGGCCGGCGTGCCTTCGATGAGGTGCAGCGGCGCGGCCTGCACGTGCTCCACTGGCTGCAGGGTGGCGATGCCGAAGTCGATGAGCCGCGGCCCCGCGGGCGACACGAGGATGTTGGCGGGCTTGATGTCCTTGTGGATGACGCCGCGCTGATGCACCTCGGCCAGCGTGGAGGCCAGAGAGAGCGCCACTTCCAGGAAACGACCCAGCGCGAAGGGACCTACCTGCTTCGAGAGATCCGTGCCCTCCGTGTCCTCGAGCACCAGCACGGGACGATCATGATGCACTTCGTAGGCGTGAGCGGTGACCACCCCGGCCACGTCCTTGAGGTGGCGCAAGAGGCTGTACTCGTACTCGAAGCGGGCGCGCGCGCGCGGACCGGAGTGCTCGGTGCGCGGCGTCTTGAGAATCACAGAGCGGCGGTCCCACACCCGCACGGCGCGGTAGAGCAGATGCGAGCCTCTTGCCTGCAGTGGACTGAGGAGTGTGTACCCTGGGAGTTCGATCATCCGGCCCTCTGAGC is drawn from Hyalangium ruber and contains these coding sequences:
- a CDS encoding trifunctional serine/threonine-protein kinase/ATP-binding protein/sensor histidine kinase; this encodes MIELPGYTLLSPLQARGSHLLYRAVRVWDRRSVILKTPRTEHSGPRARARFEYEYSLLRHLKDVAGVVTAHAYEVHHDRPVLVLEDTEGTDLSKQVGPFALGRFLEVALSLASTLAEVHQRGVIHKDIKPANILVSPAGPRLIDFGIATLQPVEHVQAAPLHLIEGTPAYMSPEQSGRMNRALDYRTDFYSLGVTFYQLLTGHLPFQGKDTLEWVHAHLAQAPVPPHQREPSVPPMLSAIVLKLMAKVPEERYQSAEGLKADLEKCRERLERGGQEGFAPGGQDFPARFQLPQRLYGREHEVKVMLGAFERVAREGRPEWLLVSGYSGIGKSSVVNELHRPVLQQRGFFLSGKFDPLQRDVPYATLAQAFRGLVQQLLAGDDAEVGAWRHRLLEAFEGNGKVLVNLIPQLEMVAGRQPEVAELAPLEAQNRFHRIFQRFLSVFSLPGRPLVMFLDDLQWADFASLELLTYLSKHPDTPPVLWVGAYRDNEVSPTHPLQTALEEMRKAGARMGDIHLEALSLGQVQQLVTDALPGTRPEVVKGLSAVLQEKTAGNPFFLLQLLQTLHHDRLLTRTPQGSWTWDEAGVRARGYSDNVVEFMAGRLQLLPGPTQQLLRMAACKGSTFSVTTLALLASLDTVEVERRLEPALHEDVVVRMGADDYRFLHDRIQQAAYALIPEAERKSLHLRLGRMLLARLSPDELRERLFDVVGQLNAGMELMDDRAERHRLAQLNAEAGWRAMRSAAWRSAVGYFTTVFPLLHGDPWETEYALAFKLRLDQASCELMGGNAAEARRLVDELLPRARTRPDMAEVYRLKSTLHLASGEVQDAVSCLLECLEKFGMPMPADPTPEEIQAADAEVWKLLGARPIESLIELPTMADADMKAAMSVLAALTVPALYSSGSLLAFHLCRMVALAIRYGNMDAAAHAYVWYGNVCCVAAAGKYEAGHAFGRLAHRLVERPEFAAHRSGVLFVLALISRWVRPFPVSLGLLQDAFRHGLMRGDFRTACYCCDNMLLDMLFQGRELGEVYQESVARLDFVRKANYEDIGFFIVLIQRYVQQMRGLSDGFDTLDGEGFSEAEVEAKLESRGLPIVSCVYLIHKTRARFMAGAYEEARQASSIAAEHLGMLSGIILQADFYLYRSLTLAACFRESPAPRQLEFLEAMRHHHQQLNLWASLCPENFRAPERMVAAELARVTGRPEEAMRFYEEAMHAAREYGHIEHGALSAELAARSWKERGMSRVAVTYAREAWESYRQWGAEGKARQLETLWPSLGVSGEGGHGTAQTGSYQLDALSLVKAQQAVSREIVLDNLVATLMNVALESAGAQRGALLLKQGDALKPVVLSEMKGDTTPLVEAELPWTMLSYTRRTGEFVLIGDTTRPHAFASEAELLRGRARSVLCLPLRRQEELYGVLYLENSLTTEAFSPGRLALLGHIASQAVISIENARLYAEVQKAEAALRQANAELEQRVEERTRELKQAQAQLVDTARMMGMAEVATSVLHDVGNAFTSILVDSGLIRHALIASRSGRVKQVAAMLEEHRDDLANFLTDDSRGSQLVSYLSRLADELNREKEVLHTTLEDLDQNVGRVRTIVQMQQTYATSTLLTEECDLNELLEDALRLQQGALQRAGIQVTRESRPLPPVRVDRYKVVQILLNLITNARQSMEEVPMDRRNLVVRLEPKGERVCLQVADSGVGIASEVSKRLFTQGFTTRKNGHGIGLHSSALATRLLGGKLTLESEGLGKGATATLELPVAQPEAPALRRAVHHMP